Proteins co-encoded in one Sus scrofa isolate TJ Tabasco breed Duroc chromosome 14, Sscrofa11.1, whole genome shotgun sequence genomic window:
- the ISCU gene encoding LOW QUALITY PROTEIN: iron-sulfur cluster assembly enzyme ISCU, mitochondrial (The sequence of the model RefSeq protein was modified relative to this genomic sequence to represent the inferred CDS: inserted 1 base in 1 codon), with amino-acid sequence MAAAGAGRLRRAASXLLLPVPRLPARELSAPARLYHKKVVDHYENPRNVGSLDKTAKNVGTGLVGAPACGDVMKLQIQVDDKGKIVDARFKTFGCGSAIASSSLATEWVKGKTVEEALTIKNTDIAKELCLPPVKLHCSMLAEDAIKAALADYKLKQEPKKGEAEKT; translated from the exons ATGGCGGCGGCTGGCGCCGGCCGTCTAAGGCGGGCGGCTT TCCTGCTGCTCCCGGTCCCGCGCCTGCCTGCTCGGGAGCTGTCAGCTCCGGCTCGGCTCTATCACAAGAAG GTTGTTGATCATTATGAAAATCCCCGAAACGTGGGGTCCCTTGACAAGACAGCTAAAAATGTTGGAACCGGATTGGTGGGCGCTCCGGCCTGTGGCGATGTAATGAAATTACAG ATTCAAGTGGATGACAAGGGGAAGATCGTGGACGCCAGGTTTAAAACATTTGGCTGCGGTTCTGCAATTGCCTCCAGCTCATTAGCCACCGAATGGGTAAAGGGGAAGACG GTGGAGGAAGCCTTGACCATCAAAAACACAGACATCGCCAAGGAGCTCTGCCTGCCCCCGGTGAAGCTGCACTGCTCCA TGCTGGCCGAAGATGCCATCAAGGCCGCCCTGGCTGATTACAAACTCAAGCAAGAACCCAAGAAAGGAGAGGCCGAGAAGACATGA